DNA sequence from the Tenacibaculum mesophilum genome:
GCTACACTTTCCCTTTAAAATATAGGCAGAAGGGCTTAAATTATGTATAACATTAAAAATTCTGTTTGTTTCAGAGTGTCCTGTAATTACACCTACTTTAATAGGAATTGCTTCTTTAAGTATAGATTTTATAAAAGCTTCTCCTCCATCTAAAATAACATTTTTGTTTTGGTTGTCAAAACTCAAGTCGGTAAAAACGATATGAAATGGATTTTCGCTTAAACTTGATTTTATTTTAGAAAAAGCTTCATCGCATGAATTAGCTGTTTCAATTTCTAAGTTATCTATATCTTTTAGATATGAAAGAATTCCTTCCAAAATCAATTGATGATCATCAACTAAAAGTATTTTTGTTTGTCCAGCCATTTAAGGGTATTTGAATACTGGTTTGGGTTCCTTTACCTACTTCACTATTAATAGTTAATTTACCATTTAACTCTTCAATGCGTTCTTGTAGGTTTTGTAAACCAATTCCTTTTTTATTAACGGTGGTATTAAAGCCAATACCATTATCAATAATACCCAAATGTACGTATTTTTTACGTACAGAAAAATTGATAGTTATTTTACTCGCTTTTGCGTGTTTTTTACAGTTCTGTATACTTTCGCGAATACTTAAGTAAAGTAAACGTTTAATAGAATTATTAATTGTCGTCCAATCGTAGTTTTGCAATCCATTCACTTTTATTTTAAAATCAGGTTCAAAATAATCACTCACTAAATTGATAATTTGATTTTTAAAGGAAACTTTATCAAAACTAACACTACTTAGTTGATGTGATAAATTACGCACATTTTCTTTTACTGCATCTAATTTTTGAGCTTCCTCTAATAAGTTAGATTTCTCTAATTTACGATGTAGTAAACGTAAATCACCAGCAACTTCATCATGTAAAGATTTAGCTATTTGTTTACGTTCATGTTCTCTTGCCTGAATTCTTTCTAACTGGGCTTGATAGAGTAGTTTTCTTTTTCTGTTAAAATAAAACAGTACTCCTACTCCAAATAACAATAAACTAAGAACGAACAATAACCAACCTATAGTTTTTTGTTGTTTGTGTTGAAGTATTTCTGCCTGTTTTTTCTCGTTTTCAGTTTTTAAAACAGAGTTTTCTTTTTCTTTTTTATCCGTTTCATATCTAATTTTAGCAAATTGATTTTTTAACCTGCGTTCATTTTGGAATAGACTATCATTTAAGGTAATATACTCTTCTAAATATTGTTTTGATTGTTCTCCGCTAGTTAAATCTGAAAGGTTTTTTAAAGCTTCTAACCATTTTTTATTGTTGTGGGTTTGTTCGGCATATTTTAAAGCTTCGCTAGAATGGTGTTGAGCTTTTTTTAGTTGATTAAGATTTTTGTAATAATCTGCCAAGTTTATATGTGTTGTGCTTAATTCTGCAAAATCATTTTCTTCTTTCCTTATGCTGAGAACTTCATTATATTGTTTTAGCACATTTTCTTTTTTACCCAATAAAAAATTACTAGCAGCTAAATTTTCTAATAACAAAGCATATTGTATTGGATACTTTTCTTTAATACTATCTTTTGATAATCCTTTTTTAAAAAGAGAAATAGCTTTTTTATACTGTCCTTTACTTTGATAAAAAAAACCTAAATTATTAATAATGTATAAATAACCAGTGTTTTTTTTGTTTATTTTATTATAAGTTAATGCTTTGTTGTAGTATGATAAAGCTTCGTTTTGTTGTTTCAATTCTTCCGAAACAATTCCTAAATTATTATAAACACTTTCCAAATAAATAACAGAATTGATAGGTTCTAAGTATTGTAAAGCTTCAATTAAACTTATTTCACTACCTAAAAAATCTTTAGCTTCTTTTTGTAAAATAGCTAAACTTAATAAACGCCTTCCGACAGCTAAAGAATCATTGATTTTTTTAGAGATATCTTTTGAAAGATGATAATAGTAAAAAGCACTATCGTTAGTATAAGTAAGTTTATTTTGTAGGGCTTTAAAGTGAAAGTATTTGGCAAGTAGAATAGAGTCATTAGTTCTTTTGTATAAAGAATCAACCTGTAAGGTGACTGTATTTAATAATGCAAGGTTTTTATCAAAAAATGCCTGCCTTCCTGATTCTATTAATGTATCTCTTTTAGAAAAATAATCCTTATTTTCCTGAGAAAATACAAAGGAAGAACAAAATAGAATAATGTAAAGGAAGTTTTTCATAGAGTAGTTATAAAATAAAACCATTACTTTTCCAAAAGTAATGGTTTTTAAACTTATGTTGTGTGCCAAATGTAATTTTTTGGCTCTAATCACCTCCGTCACTTCCTGTTGCTCCACCAGTATCACTACCTCCTTCAGTAATTTCAGTATCTCCACCAGGGCTTAAACTCATTGCTGTTTCTTTTAAGTACTTGTTTTCCATATTAAATAGGGTTTTTAATTACAAAATAACTCTTGGGGGATGGGGTAATCAAGTGCCTAATATAGTAGGTTTTTAGGATAAATTCAAAAATTTAACACTCTACTTTAAAAGAATGATATTGTCATTACGAATCTTTCGACTGTCGCTAAAGACAGGCTAAAGTGAAGCAATCTTTGAATTATGAACTCTAAATAAGTAAATTACTTAGTTATTATTGTTGCTAATAATGATGTTACTTTTTCATTTTAGTAAACAAATCCCATAAAACCACACCACAACTCACAGAAATATTTAATGAGTGTTTGGTTCCTAATTGCGGAATTTCAATACAAACATCAGAAGCAGAAACAACCTTTTGTTGTACACCTTTTACTTCATTTCCAAACACTACTGCGTATTTTTGGTCAATTTCAGGAGTAAAAGTATCTAACATTGTACTATTTTCTGCTTGTTCTATAGATAAGATCTTTACGTTTTCTGCTTGTAATTTTTCAACCAAGTCTATAGTATTTTCAACATATTCCCAATCTACAGATTCAGTGGCACCTAAAGCAGTTTTATGAATTTCTTTGTTAGGGGGCGTAGCAGTGATACCACACAAGTAAATTTTTTCAATCAAAAAAGCATCCGAAGTTCTAAAAACAGAACCTACGTTATTCAAACTACGAATATTATCCAATACTACAATGATGGGAGTTTTGTTAGTTTGCTTAAACTCTTCAACTGTTTTCCTGCCTAGTTCGCTGTTTTTTAATTTTCTCATAAAGTGGTTTTCAGGTTCAAAAGTTTAAAGTTGTGGATAACTTGAAACAAAAGAAACTCTAAACTTTTCTATCTTCGCAAAACTAACCCAAAAAATCTAGAAACTTGGCAAAAACAAAGGCAAAAAAGGTAACTCCATTAATGCAGCAGTATAACGGAATCAAGGCAAAATATCCGGATGCGATGTTATTATTTAGAGTAGGCGATTTTTATGAAACCTTTGGAGAAGATGCTGTAAAAGCGTCAGAAGTTTTAGGTATTATTTTAACCAAAAGAGGAAGTGGCAGCGAAAGTGAAACAGCATTGGCAGGGTTTCCGCACCATTCTTTAAACACGTATTTGCCTAAATTAGTAAAATCTGGATTGCGTGTTGCTATTTGTGATCAGTTAGAAGATCCAAAAATGACTAAGAAGATTGTGAAACGGGGAGTGACGGAATTGGTAACTCCTGGAGTTGCGTTGAACGATGAGGTATTACAATCGAAGTCGAATAACTTTTTAGCAGCCGTTCATTTTGGGAAAAAGCTATTAGGAGTTTCGTTTTTAGATGTGTCAACTGGAGAATTCCTCATTGCACAAGGAAATGAAGAGTACATCGATAAGCTTTTACAAAACTTTGCGCCAAGTGAAGTTTTGGTAGAAAAAAAATACAAGCAACGATTTTTAGAAGCTTTTACCAATCGTTTTCATGCTTTTTATTTGGATGATTGGGTGTTTCAAAAAGAATATGGTGATGAATTACTTCGAAATCATTTTAAGGTAAAAACGTTAAAAGGATTTGGAGTTGAAGAGTTAGAATATGGAATTGTGGCTGGAGGTGTAGCAATGTACTATTTATCGGAAACACAACACAACAAAATAGAGCACATACAATCTATTAGCAGAATTGCGGAAGATAATTATGTGTGGATGGATCGCTTTACCGTAAAAAACTTAGAGTTATACGGAGGTAATTCTGTGAATTCGGTTTCGTTATTAGATGTAATCGATAAAACGATTTCTCCAATGGGAGGGAGATTGTTAAAACGTTGGTTAGCGCTTCCGTTAAAAGATTTAGACCAAATTCAGCAGCGACACGAATTAGTGAAATTTTTAATTGATAACGATACTTTTTCTGAAACTGTAACCTACCAATTAAAACAAATTTCTGATATCGAACGATTGATATCGAAAGTTGCGACAGGAAAAGTATCTCCAAGAGAGGTCATCTTGTTGAAAAATTCGTTAAAAGCGATTCTTCCTATAAAAGAATCCGCAGAAAGCAGCGAAAACGCTGCCGTTAGGTTATTAGGAGAAAAAATTAATACTTGTGATGAATTAATTGATAAAATTACCGAGACTGTTTTAGAAGAAGCCCCTGTAAATATAAATAAAGGAAATGCGATTGCAAACGGAGTTTCAGAAGAGTTAGATGAATTGCGTAACATTTCAAACTCTGGAAAAGAGTATTTAGATACGATGCTAGCTCGTGAAACAGAACGTACAGGGATTCCGAGTTTAAAAATTGCGTTTAATAATGTTTTTGGATACTATATTGAAGTTAGAAATACGCATAAAGATAAAGTTCCTGAAGAGTGGATTCGTAAGCAAACTCTAGTGAATGCAGAGCGTTACATTACTGAAGAATTAAAAGAATACGAAGCAAAAATTTTAGGAGCAGAAGAGAAAATTCAGCAATTAGAAACGGAGATTTTTGCCAAGTTAGTACAGTACATTATAGGCTTTGTACAACCAGTACAACAAAATGCACAAAATGTAGCTAAGATTGATGTGTTGCAATCTTTCGCAACCTTAGCTACCGAGAATAATTATGTGCGCCCTTTAATGGACGATAGTACCGATATTGAAATCAAAAATGGTCGCCACCCGGTTATTGAAAAACAATTACCAATAGGCGAAGAATACATAGCGAACGATGTGGTGCTGAACCGTAATCAGCAACAAATTATCATGATCACAGGTCCTAACATGTCTGGTAAATCAGCAATTTTACGTCAAACAGCTTTGATTGTATTATTGGCACAAATGGGAAGTTACGTTCCTGCTCAAAATGCTCGAATAGGTATGGTGGATAAGATTTTTACAAGAGTAGGTGCGAGTGATAATATTTCGATGGGAGAGTCGACATTCATGGTTGAAATGAATGAAACCGCATCGATCTTAAATAACATTTCTGATCGTAGTTTGGTGTTGTTAGATGAAATTGGACGTGGAACATCTACCTATGACGGAATTTCTATTGCTTGGGCAATTTCGGAATACTTACACGAACACCCATCGAAAGCAAAAACACTATTTGCAACGCATTATCACGAGTTAAACGAAATGACTTCCACGTTTGAACGTATTAAGAACTTTAATGTATCGGTAAAAGAGCTAGATAATAGTATTATTTTCTTACGTAAGTTAGTAGCTGGAGGAAGTAATCATAGTTTTGGAATTCACGTGGCGAAATTAGCAGGAATGCCAAGTATGGTAATTCATAGAGCAAACAAAATTCTAAAAGAGTTAGAAAACTCACATTCACACAAGGAGGTAAAAGAAACCTTGAAAGAAGCACAGCATGAAGATATGCAAATGAGCTTTTTTCAGTTAGATGATCCGTTGTTAGAAGATATTCGAGAAGAAATTTTAACTACAAACATCGATACACTAACACCTATTGAAGCTTTAATGAAGCTGAATGAAATAAAACGAATGTTAACGAAGAAGTAATAGGTTAATTATTCTCTATTTTCAAACTCACAAATTTTAAAAAACTCATTACGAACAGCTAAATCATTAAAACTTCCTCCGTACTCAATAGTTGTTGTGTAACTATTCTTGTCTTTAATTCCGCGAGAAGAAACACATAGGTGCTTTGCATTCACCAGTACAATTACATCTTCCGTTTCCAAAGTTTCTTGTAAATCTGTTAAGATTTGTAAACATAATCGCTCTTGTACCTGTGGTCTGTGTGAATAATAATCTACTAAACGATTAATTTTCGAAAGCTCGATAACCCTATTTTTTGGAATATAACCAATATGTGCATAGCCACTAATAGGAAGAAAATGGTGTTCACATGAAGAATCGATAGTAATGTTTTGTTCCACTAACATTTTACTATAACCGTATTTATTATCAAAAGTAGAAACTTTGGGTTTATTAGCTGGGTTCAATCCATAAAACAACTCTTTAACATACATTTTAGCAAAACGATAAGGTGTCCCAGACAAACTATCATCTGTTAAATCCAAACCAAGCTCCTCCATTATTTTTGCAAAATGACCTTGAATATTTACAATCTTTTCTTCGTCTGATTTATCAAAAGCGTTTGGTGTTAAAGGTGTTTTAATATTTGTTAAAATGTGATTATCACCTATGTAATCATGCTTGTTCATTACTTAAACTATTTAATTATTAGCGCAACAAGTGTTGTTTGCACATTGACAATACTTTCTATTATATATATGTAGAAACACTAAACCTAATGATGGTACATAAATACTTTTTTCAGGTAATTTCATGGCTTGTGTATATTCGTTTAAAATGATTATAAACAAAATCAAAAACGTAATCCAAAGAGCATACTGCATCCATTTTTTTGAAGTAGTTTGAACGGATTTTTGAATAGCAAAAAATGAAATGACTAGAAATAAAACGTCTATACTTTTCCACCAAAAAGGAACTGCTTCATGACTACAACAAGCAGCATGAGATTGTATAACAAACAGAAAAGGTGTAAATAGGCAATGTACCAAACATAGACCGCTCGACAAAGCTCCTAATGTATCTGATTTTTGTTTGAGTACCATTGATTTTCTTAAATTAGTATTTTGAAAAGCAAAAGTACGTTATTTTTTTAATTGCAACAATGTTGCATTAATTAGTTTTATGGGAGTTATTAGGAAAACAAAAGCAGTAAAAAAATTATTAAGCTTATTTGAGTCTGGAGTCTCAGCAATTGCTGCTGTTGATTTAGTAAGTAAATTAAATGACGAAATGAATAAAACTACGGTTTATAGAGTTTTGGATCGTCTGGAAAACGATGGCGTTATACATTCTTTTATGGGGAAAGAAGGTGTAAAATGGTATGCTAAATGTGCTAGTTGTTCTTCGCATCATCATAATGATATACATCCTCATTTTCAATGTACTGACTGCAAAAAAGTAACATGTTTATCAGTTGATATTTCAATTCCTCAGGTTGAAAATCATATCATAGAGAGTGCTACTGTTTTTTTAACAGGTAAATGTGAGATTTGCTCTTAAATAACATTAATAAAACAATACACTGCAATTTCATTTTCCAACTTCAATAATAGTTATTTTTGTTAACTATTATGCAACACAACATTAGTTTTAAACACATAAATAAATTAGCAATGCCTGCATTAATTGCAGGTGTTGCTGAACCGTTACTTTCTACCACAGATTTAGCCATCGTAGGTAACATTGAGCACAATGCTACCGAAAGTATTGCTGCGATTGGTATTGTAGGGGCTTTTTTATCCATGTTAATTTGGGTATTTGGGCAAACACGTAGCGGAATTTCTTCTATCGTTTCTCAATATTTAGGAGCTGATAAACTTGACGAAATAAAAAACCTACCAGCACAAGCTATTGTTATTGTGTTAGGGGTAAGTGCGCTTATTTTAGGAATTAGTTACCCTTTTGCAAAAGAAATTTTTGAGTTGTATAATGCTTCAGGAACCATTTTAGACTATTCTGTTTCGTATTACAAAATTCGTGTTTTCGGATTCCCGTTTACGCTTTTTACGATTGCTGTTTTTGGTACGTTTAGAGGGTTGCAAAACACGTATTATCCGATGGTAATAGCACTCATAGGTACGTTTATTAATATAGGGTTGGATGTTGTATTGGTATATGGAATAGAAGGCTTGATTCCTGCAATGCATATTCAAGGTGCAGCCTATGCAAGTGTTGTAGCACAAGCTACTATGGCAATAATTTCGGCGGTATTATTGTTAAAGAAGACAGATATTCCATTAAGGTTCAGCCTGCCTCTTAATGCTGAAATACCAAAGTTTATAAACATGGTTTTAAATTTATTTGTGCGAACTATAGCGTTAAATGTTGCTTTATATTTTGGTACTTCCTATGCTACTGATTATGGCGACGCTTATATCGCAGCTTATACGATTGGTTTCAATTTATGGCTTATGGGCGCTTTTATGATTGACGGCTACTCTTCTGCAGGAAATATATTATCAGGAAAATTATTAGGAGCAAAAGCATATAAAACCTTAGTCATGTTAGGAAATCGATTAATTACATACGGATTCCTTTTCGGACTCTTACTCACAGTTGTAGGTTTTGTTTTATATCAATTTATAGGAAAAATATTCACGAAAGAACCTGAGGTTTTAAAACAATTTTACAATACTTTTTGGATTATTTTACTCATGCAACCTGTATGTTCTATCGCTTTTATTTATGACGGAATGTTTAAAGGTATGGGAGAAATGAAGTACTTACGAAACGTTTTATTATTAGCAACAGGATTCGTATTTGTCCCAACCTTATTATTTTTTGATTCACTAGATTATAAACTGTATGCTATTTGGATTGCTTTTTTCCTGTGGATGATTGCTAGAGGAACTCCATTAATTATAAAGTTTAGAAGAAAGTTTTTACCACTTGCTCAAAAAACGTAATTTTGAGCAAACAACAATAAACAAATGACTACAACTAGAGAAAACGGAAGTTTATATACACATATTGAAAATAAGATTGCTACGATTGAATTTGGGCATCCAGCAAGTAACTCCTTTCCAAGTGTGTTATTAGAACGTTTAGCAAATGAATTTGATAAGCTTTCAATTAATAATGAAGTTTCAGTAATTGTACTAAAATCAGAAGGAGAACGAGCTTTTTGTGCTGGAGCTTCTTTTGATGAATTGGTAGCAATTGATAATTTAGAAGATGGGAAAGCTTTTTTCTCAGGGTTTGCCAATGTAATTAATGCGATGCGTCGTTGTTCGAAGCTAGTTGTTGGTAGAGTACAAGGAAAAACTGTGGGCGGTGGAGTTGGATTAGCAGCTGCTTGTGATTATGTATTAGCTACAGAGCACGCTTCTATTAAACTTTCTGAGTTTACGATAGGTATTGGTCCGTTTGTAATTGCACCTGCCGTAGAACGCAAAATAAGCGTAAGCGGATTGGCAGAGTTAACCTTAGATGCAACGAGCTGGAAAAATGCGTATTGGGCGAAAGAAAAAGGGTTGTATGCGCGTGTTTTTGAAACACAAAGTGAATTAGATAAAGAGGTTGAAATATTATCAGAAAAATTAGCTTCGTATAACCCAGAAGCATTGGTTGAAATGAAAAGAGCGTTGTGGATTGGAACCGAGCACTGGGAAGAACTGTTAATAGAACGTGCAGAGACTTCTGGAAAGCTTGTTTTATCTGAGTTTACCAAAAAAGCCTTAGAAAAATTTAAGAAGTAAAAAAGTACGGTATTAGGTATAAACTTTAAACTAACTAATACCGTTCCAAATATATAGTAAGCTTAAGCTGAACTTATTTACTTTTAAAATAATCAGGCTTCCAAATTAGGTTTCCAAAAATTATTTTTAGCTTATGTTTTAGTGTTTTGCACCTTTTTACTTCTTTGTAAATATTAATATATTCTATAAAATTAATTTTAATAGGGTTGTTAGTTTTTATATTCTTTGTAAGCCCATAAACTACTTTTTCTTGTTCTCTTTGAAATGTTCCAAAAAGTTTATCCCATATAATAAAAACACCTCCGTAATTTTTATCTAAATATTTTCGGTTAGATCCATGATGTACTCTATGATTGGATGGTGTGTTGAATATTTCATCTAACCACCCTAACTTACCAATTCGCTCCGTATGAATCCATGTTTGAAATTGTGCGACTAATATTAATCCTACAATAGCCTGAAATGGTGAAAAACCTATTAGTACCATCGGTATTAAAAAAGCCCATTCAAACAATCCTTCTACAATACTTAATCGCATAGAAATAGTTAAGTTATAATCTTCTGAAGAATGGTGAACACTATGGCTAGCCCATAATATTCGATGTTCATGCTCTAAACGATGCATCCAATAATACGTTACATCTGCTATAATAAAAGCCAGGATCCATGTATATACATTACTAGGAATCGTTATTGGTGTTATCCAATGAAAAGGCATTAAACAAATTACACCAATCGATCCTATAATTGTTTTTTCTATAAGTTGATTCATAAAAAAAATAGATATATTGGCTAAGGTATCTTTCCATTTTCTCTTTTTTCTAAACAGCACATCAATAATTATTTCCAATACTATTAAACTTGTATTAAATAAAAAAAAGTAACCGATATACAACATGATTGTAGACTCTTCAAAAAGTGATATTAATTTAGCAAAACTCATTTCGTAACTTTTTTTAATTATGTATTTAGGAATAGGACAAGAAAACCAA
Encoded proteins:
- a CDS encoding response regulator, with protein sequence MAGQTKILLVDDHQLILEGILSYLKDIDNLEIETANSCDEAFSKIKSSLSENPFHIVFTDLSFDNQNKNVILDGGEAFIKSILKEAIPIKVGVITGHSETNRIFNVIHNLSPSAYILKGKCSTDELTFAIQKMLKGEIYYTHEIHQKLLKRALVEIQMDDIAIQILKELPKHSKISNLEGLIKKDDGSLIKVRSIESKLSKLRTDLQANNNTDLVLKAKELGIID
- a CDS encoding tetratricopeptide repeat-containing sensor histidine kinase codes for the protein MAHNISLKTITFGKVMVLFYNYSMKNFLYIILFCSSFVFSQENKDYFSKRDTLIESGRQAFFDKNLALLNTVTLQVDSLYKRTNDSILLAKYFHFKALQNKLTYTNDSAFYYYHLSKDISKKINDSLAVGRRLLSLAILQKEAKDFLGSEISLIEALQYLEPINSVIYLESVYNNLGIVSEELKQQNEALSYYNKALTYNKINKKNTGYLYIINNLGFFYQSKGQYKKAISLFKKGLSKDSIKEKYPIQYALLLENLAASNFLLGKKENVLKQYNEVLSIRKEENDFAELSTTHINLADYYKNLNQLKKAQHHSSEALKYAEQTHNNKKWLEALKNLSDLTSGEQSKQYLEEYITLNDSLFQNERRLKNQFAKIRYETDKKEKENSVLKTENEKKQAEILQHKQQKTIGWLLFVLSLLLFGVGVLFYFNRKRKLLYQAQLERIQAREHERKQIAKSLHDEVAGDLRLLHRKLEKSNLLEEAQKLDAVKENVRNLSHQLSSVSFDKVSFKNQIINLVSDYFEPDFKIKVNGLQNYDWTTINNSIKRLLYLSIRESIQNCKKHAKASKITINFSVRKKYVHLGIIDNGIGFNTTVNKKGIGLQNLQERIEELNGKLTINSEVGKGTQTSIQIPLNGWTNKNTFS
- a CDS encoding RNA methyltransferase, with translation MRKLKNSELGRKTVEEFKQTNKTPIIVVLDNIRSLNNVGSVFRTSDAFLIEKIYLCGITATPPNKEIHKTALGATESVDWEYVENTIDLVEKLQAENVKILSIEQAENSTMLDTFTPEIDQKYAVVFGNEVKGVQQKVVSASDVCIEIPQLGTKHSLNISVSCGVVLWDLFTKMKK
- the mutS gene encoding DNA mismatch repair protein MutS; its protein translation is MAKTKAKKVTPLMQQYNGIKAKYPDAMLLFRVGDFYETFGEDAVKASEVLGIILTKRGSGSESETALAGFPHHSLNTYLPKLVKSGLRVAICDQLEDPKMTKKIVKRGVTELVTPGVALNDEVLQSKSNNFLAAVHFGKKLLGVSFLDVSTGEFLIAQGNEEYIDKLLQNFAPSEVLVEKKYKQRFLEAFTNRFHAFYLDDWVFQKEYGDELLRNHFKVKTLKGFGVEELEYGIVAGGVAMYYLSETQHNKIEHIQSISRIAEDNYVWMDRFTVKNLELYGGNSVNSVSLLDVIDKTISPMGGRLLKRWLALPLKDLDQIQQRHELVKFLIDNDTFSETVTYQLKQISDIERLISKVATGKVSPREVILLKNSLKAILPIKESAESSENAAVRLLGEKINTCDELIDKITETVLEEAPVNINKGNAIANGVSEELDELRNISNSGKEYLDTMLARETERTGIPSLKIAFNNVFGYYIEVRNTHKDKVPEEWIRKQTLVNAERYITEELKEYEAKILGAEEKIQQLETEIFAKLVQYIIGFVQPVQQNAQNVAKIDVLQSFATLATENNYVRPLMDDSTDIEIKNGRHPVIEKQLPIGEEYIANDVVLNRNQQQIIMITGPNMSGKSAILRQTALIVLLAQMGSYVPAQNARIGMVDKIFTRVGASDNISMGESTFMVEMNETASILNNISDRSLVLLDEIGRGTSTYDGISIAWAISEYLHEHPSKAKTLFATHYHELNEMTSTFERIKNFNVSVKELDNSIIFLRKLVAGGSNHSFGIHVAKLAGMPSMVIHRANKILKELENSHSHKEVKETLKEAQHEDMQMSFFQLDDPLLEDIREEILTTNIDTLTPIEALMKLNEIKRMLTKK
- the folE gene encoding GTP cyclohydrolase I FolE, whose protein sequence is MNKHDYIGDNHILTNIKTPLTPNAFDKSDEEKIVNIQGHFAKIMEELGLDLTDDSLSGTPYRFAKMYVKELFYGLNPANKPKVSTFDNKYGYSKMLVEQNITIDSSCEHHFLPISGYAHIGYIPKNRVIELSKINRLVDYYSHRPQVQERLCLQILTDLQETLETEDVIVLVNAKHLCVSSRGIKDKNSYTTTIEYGGSFNDLAVRNEFFKICEFENRE
- a CDS encoding MerC domain-containing protein, giving the protein MVLKQKSDTLGALSSGLCLVHCLFTPFLFVIQSHAACCSHEAVPFWWKSIDVLFLVISFFAIQKSVQTTSKKWMQYALWITFLILFIIILNEYTQAMKLPEKSIYVPSLGLVFLHIYNRKYCQCANNTCCANN
- a CDS encoding Fur family transcriptional regulator; amino-acid sequence: MGVIRKTKAVKKLLSLFESGVSAIAAVDLVSKLNDEMNKTTVYRVLDRLENDGVIHSFMGKEGVKWYAKCASCSSHHHNDIHPHFQCTDCKKVTCLSVDISIPQVENHIIESATVFLTGKCEICS
- a CDS encoding MATE family efflux transporter, translated to MQHNISFKHINKLAMPALIAGVAEPLLSTTDLAIVGNIEHNATESIAAIGIVGAFLSMLIWVFGQTRSGISSIVSQYLGADKLDEIKNLPAQAIVIVLGVSALILGISYPFAKEIFELYNASGTILDYSVSYYKIRVFGFPFTLFTIAVFGTFRGLQNTYYPMVIALIGTFINIGLDVVLVYGIEGLIPAMHIQGAAYASVVAQATMAIISAVLLLKKTDIPLRFSLPLNAEIPKFINMVLNLFVRTIALNVALYFGTSYATDYGDAYIAAYTIGFNLWLMGAFMIDGYSSAGNILSGKLLGAKAYKTLVMLGNRLITYGFLFGLLLTVVGFVLYQFIGKIFTKEPEVLKQFYNTFWIILLMQPVCSIAFIYDGMFKGMGEMKYLRNVLLLATGFVFVPTLLFFDSLDYKLYAIWIAFFLWMIARGTPLIIKFRRKFLPLAQKT
- a CDS encoding enoyl-CoA hydratase/isomerase family protein, whose translation is MTTTRENGSLYTHIENKIATIEFGHPASNSFPSVLLERLANEFDKLSINNEVSVIVLKSEGERAFCAGASFDELVAIDNLEDGKAFFSGFANVINAMRRCSKLVVGRVQGKTVGGGVGLAAACDYVLATEHASIKLSEFTIGIGPFVIAPAVERKISVSGLAELTLDATSWKNAYWAKEKGLYARVFETQSELDKEVEILSEKLASYNPEALVEMKRALWIGTEHWEELLIERAETSGKLVLSEFTKKALEKFKK
- a CDS encoding sterol desaturase family protein, with product MSFAKLISLFEESTIMLYIGYFFLFNTSLIVLEIIIDVLFRKKRKWKDTLANISIFFMNQLIEKTIIGSIGVICLMPFHWITPITIPSNVYTWILAFIIADVTYYWMHRLEHEHRILWASHSVHHSSEDYNLTISMRLSIVEGLFEWAFLIPMVLIGFSPFQAIVGLILVAQFQTWIHTERIGKLGWLDEIFNTPSNHRVHHGSNRKYLDKNYGGVFIIWDKLFGTFQREQEKVVYGLTKNIKTNNPIKINFIEYINIYKEVKRCKTLKHKLKIIFGNLIWKPDYFKSK